One Methanolobus sp. WCC4 DNA segment encodes these proteins:
- a CDS encoding MEMO1 family protein: MRQTVVAGQFYPLNLKGLKKELSRCFKDVAISEKPILGAVVPHAGYIYSGEVAAHAYAQLPEADTYIIFGPNHTGYGSPVALSQETWTTPLGVVETDKEIGKALAGTIIDFDELAHHYEHSIEVQVPFLQHRFGSDFRILPICMGLQDEETAIEVGREVARAAKDTGKKVVFIASSDFTHYESADVARDNDNYLIEPIMKMDIPEFYRRREERNISACGFGPIAAMLSATMEFGASKVSLLKYATSGDITGDMSGVVGYAAIVVE, encoded by the coding sequence ATGAGACAGACAGTAGTTGCCGGTCAGTTCTATCCACTAAATCTGAAAGGTCTTAAGAAGGAACTCAGCAGATGCTTTAAGGATGTGGCTATCTCAGAGAAGCCCATCCTTGGTGCTGTTGTACCTCACGCTGGATACATATATTCAGGAGAGGTAGCAGCACATGCATATGCCCAGCTGCCAGAGGCAGATACCTATATCATTTTCGGGCCTAACCATACAGGTTATGGCTCCCCTGTGGCACTTTCACAGGAAACATGGACCACTCCCCTCGGAGTTGTTGAGACTGATAAGGAGATCGGGAAGGCTCTTGCTGGTACCATCATAGACTTCGATGAGCTTGCACACCATTACGAACATTCCATTGAAGTGCAGGTACCTTTTTTGCAGCACAGGTTCGGCAGTGACTTCAGGATACTTCCAATATGCATGGGACTTCAGGATGAAGAGACCGCTATAGAGGTAGGCAGGGAAGTTGCAAGGGCAGCAAAGGATACCGGAAAGAAAGTAGTGTTCATCGCATCCAGCGACTTCACGCACTATGAATCTGCCGATGTTGCCAGAGATAATGACAATTATCTTATCGAACCTATAATGAAGATGGACATTCCCGAGTTCTACAGACGCAGGGAAGAAAGGAACATCTCAGCCTGCGGATTCGGTCCGATCGCAGCAATGCTTTCAGCTACAATGGAGTTTGGTGCCAGTAAAGTATCACTGTTAAAGTATGCTACCAGTGGAGATATCACCGGAGATATGTCAGGTGTTGTGGGATACGCGGCCATTGTCGTGGAGTAA
- the rpsB gene encoding 30S ribosomal protein S2 encodes MDSTEETTITETNIEETTGDVSEEPKTTSLVPIDEYLAAGVHIGTQQKTENMMKFVYRVRTDGLYVLDIQATDERIKLAANFLSKYDPQRILVVSARQYGQFPAKMFAKAIGAKSMVGRFIPGTLTNPAIESFYEPDVVIVTDPTGDAQVIKETVNVGIPVVALCDTNNMTSNVDLVIPTNNKGRKALSLVYWLLAREISKSNDSMFTYELEDFEAGV; translated from the coding sequence ATGGATTCTACAGAAGAAACTACAATTACTGAAACTAACATTGAAGAAACAACAGGAGATGTAAGCGAAGAGCCGAAAACAACATCCCTTGTACCAATAGACGAATACCTTGCAGCAGGTGTACACATCGGTACACAGCAGAAGACAGAGAACATGATGAAGTTCGTCTACCGTGTAAGGACAGACGGTCTCTATGTACTCGACATTCAGGCAACCGATGAGAGGATAAAGCTCGCAGCAAACTTCCTTTCAAAGTATGACCCACAGAGGATCCTTGTGGTCTCTGCAAGACAGTACGGTCAGTTCCCTGCAAAGATGTTCGCAAAAGCGATCGGCGCAAAGTCAATGGTTGGAAGATTCATCCCTGGAACCCTTACAAACCCTGCTATCGAGAGCTTCTACGAGCCTGATGTGGTAATTGTAACAGACCCAACCGGAGATGCACAGGTCATCAAAGAGACCGTTAACGTCGGTATCCCTGTTGTGGCACTCTGTGACACTAACAACATGACATCCAACGTGGACCTCGTTATCCCAACCAACAACAAGGGTAGAAAGGCACTGTCCCTCGTCTACTGGCTGCTTGCAAGGGAAATATCAAAGTCCAACGATTCAATGTTCACTTACGAACTTGAAGACTTTGAAGCAGGAGTCTGA
- a CDS encoding DNA-directed RNA polymerase subunit K — MTTEHYTRYEKARIVGARALQISMGAPVLIDDPSMNSLFLAKREFELGVIPITVKRDI, encoded by the coding sequence TTGACTACAGAACACTATACCAGGTATGAAAAGGCGAGAATTGTGGGTGCAAGAGCACTGCAGATTTCTATGGGAGCCCCGGTGCTCATCGATGATCCAAGCATGAACTCATTATTCCTTGCCAAAAGGGAATTTGAACTCGGAGTAATTCCGATCACAGTTAAAAGAGACATATAA
- a CDS encoding DNA-directed RNA polymerase subunit N, with protein MLPVRCFSCGKVVSNCWEEYKQRVAEGEDPATVLTDLGVTRYCCRRMILSHVELVDTLAPYQ; from the coding sequence ATGTTACCAGTTCGATGTTTCAGCTGTGGAAAAGTAGTTTCAAACTGCTGGGAAGAGTACAAACAGCGTGTAGCTGAAGGAGAAGACCCTGCAACGGTCCTTACTGACCTTGGTGTCACAAGATACTGCTGCAGAAGGATGATCCTTTCACATGTCGAGCTAGTAGATACACTTGCCCCATACCAGTAA
- a CDS encoding 30S ribosomal protein S9, whose translation MSTKIITSSGKKKTAIARATVKKGNGKVRINKMPLEIYGPEFAKLKVLEAVSLAGAAAEGLDIDVVVSGGGIIGQANAARTAIARGIVDWTSDTDLRDAYMAYDRNLLVNDSRQKETKKFGGPGARARYQKSYR comes from the coding sequence ATGTCCACTAAAATCATAACCTCATCAGGTAAAAAGAAGACAGCTATCGCACGTGCAACAGTGAAGAAGGGAAATGGAAAGGTGCGCATCAACAAGATGCCACTGGAGATCTATGGTCCTGAATTCGCAAAGCTCAAGGTACTTGAAGCTGTTTCACTCGCTGGTGCTGCTGCAGAAGGTCTTGACATCGATGTGGTCGTCAGTGGCGGCGGTATCATCGGTCAGGCAAATGCTGCCAGAACTGCAATTGCAAGAGGCATTGTAGACTGGACCAGCGATACAGATCTCAGAGATGCATATATGGCATACGACCGTAATCTTCTGGTCAACGACTCCAGACAGAAGGAAACCAAGAAGTTTGGTGGACCAGGTGCACGTGCCAGATATCAGAAATCATACAGGTAG
- a CDS encoding 50S ribosomal protein L13 gives MTIIDAEGLIMGRLASTVATKLLAGEEIDIINAEKAVISGSKYTTMREYDATLKRGKPEFGPYFPKRPDRILKRTVRGMLPYKRARGRDAMSRLKVHVGVPAEFEGKESVKIAEANMDRLSSNKYLKLGDLSKKLGAKF, from the coding sequence ATGACAATTATCGATGCAGAAGGACTCATTATGGGAAGACTTGCAAGTACCGTGGCAACAAAGCTGCTTGCAGGAGAAGAGATTGACATCATCAATGCTGAAAAGGCAGTCATTTCCGGTTCAAAGTACACAACAATGAGAGAATATGACGCGACTCTGAAAAGAGGAAAGCCGGAGTTCGGACCATATTTCCCAAAGAGACCGGACAGGATCCTTAAGAGAACCGTAAGAGGAATGCTCCCATACAAGCGTGCAAGAGGAAGAGACGCAATGTCCCGCCTTAAGGTGCATGTAGGCGTTCCTGCAGAGTTCGAAGGCAAGGAAAGTGTAAAGATCGCAGAGGCAAACATGGACCGCCTTAGTTCTAACAAATACCTCAAACTTGGCGACCTCAGTAAGAAGCTCGGTGCTAAGTTCTAA
- a CDS encoding 50S ribosomal protein L18e, which produces MSKNTNVKIQRKTNPRTPVLIAALKEEARQNEAAIWRDVAKRLEKPGKNYAQVNLSKINRYAKDGETVLIAGKVLGSGLLNKAVTVAAYNFSATAMEKIAEVGGKCLTIEEMMKENPKGSGIKILQ; this is translated from the coding sequence ATGAGCAAGAATACAAACGTAAAGATCCAAAGAAAGACAAACCCTCGCACCCCTGTGCTCATCGCAGCACTCAAGGAAGAGGCACGTCAGAACGAAGCTGCTATCTGGAGAGATGTGGCAAAGAGGTTGGAAAAGCCTGGCAAGAACTACGCACAGGTAAACCTCAGTAAGATCAACAGGTATGCAAAGGACGGAGAGACAGTCCTTATTGCAGGCAAGGTCCTCGGTTCAGGACTTCTCAACAAGGCAGTAACAGTTGCTGCATACAACTTCAGCGCAACTGCAATGGAGAAGATCGCAGAGGTCGGCGGCAAGTGCCTGACTATCGAAGAGATGATGAAAGAGAACCCTAAAGGGTCTGGCATCAAGATCTTGCAGTAG
- a CDS encoding DUF2240 family protein, with protein sequence MDELMLVAATPFKRNNKDSLSIKDFEFVLSFDLKWMAPDVASKVRDKAIGSQLLKFEGAELAPNFDISTIEIPHGFKPSESIFKERSVIEDIIAMIVASCGTSARETTALINKKQEQLEDLVDIEVAGILTAKELGCDIDLIYDRVYSKVFSEKEIST encoded by the coding sequence ATGGATGAATTGATGCTTGTAGCTGCAACACCCTTCAAACGAAACAACAAAGATTCGCTTTCTATCAAGGATTTTGAATTCGTACTGTCCTTTGACCTGAAGTGGATGGCTCCTGATGTTGCATCGAAGGTAAGGGACAAAGCAATAGGTTCCCAGCTCCTTAAGTTCGAGGGAGCGGAACTTGCACCCAATTTTGATATAAGTACCATAGAGATACCGCATGGTTTCAAACCCTCTGAGTCTATTTTTAAGGAAAGGTCGGTCATCGAGGATATAATAGCCATGATAGTCGCAAGCTGCGGGACAAGTGCGAGGGAAACCACTGCACTGATAAATAAGAAGCAGGAGCAACTTGAGGATCTTGTGGATATAGAGGTTGCGGGAATTCTGACCGCAAAGGAACTGGGCTGTGATATAGACCTTATATATGACAGAGTATATAGTAAGGTCTTCAGCGAAAAGGAAATATCCACATAA
- the serA gene encoding phosphoglycerate dehydrogenase yields the protein MKVLVSDPLSEQGLTILQQHFTVDVLTGLSEEELVEKIPDYEALVIRSGTQVTRNVIEAADKLMIVGRAGVGVDNVDVEAATEKGIIVVNAPEGNMLSAAEHTIAMMMALARNVPQANESLKSSKKWERKKFMGVEVNGKTLGVIGLGRIGAEVTKRAQGLNMDILAYDPFVSDERAKEMGVKMMSVHDIVKAADFITVHTPLTKDTRNIIDAEEFAMMKSNARIINCARGGIINEEALTEALNSKKIAGAAIDVFVNEPPLDSPLLDCETLIATPHLGASTQEAQVNVAVSVAEEVVSVLNGGTAKNAINIPSVKPEVMTMLAPYIQLAETMSSACAQLLGKNYEKIEIAYNGEISEKDTRPVTVAAVKGMLQVALGSAVNYVNAGSLAKSRKVDVVESKSETTEEFSSTIKVEITMGDEKTSITGTVVGGKGKIININGEHVDLIPTGYLIVANHINKPNVIGPCCIILGKNNINISGMQVGRAEIGGSTIMALNVDSEVPEPILQEMRAVEGMIDAKLIKL from the coding sequence ATGAAAGTACTAGTTAGTGATCCATTATCAGAACAGGGATTAACAATACTTCAGCAGCATTTCACAGTTGACGTCCTCACAGGACTTTCCGAAGAGGAACTCGTTGAGAAGATACCTGACTATGAAGCACTTGTAATAAGAAGCGGAACACAGGTCACCAGGAATGTCATAGAGGCAGCAGACAAATTGATGATAGTAGGCAGAGCAGGCGTCGGTGTCGATAATGTGGATGTGGAGGCAGCAACAGAAAAGGGCATTATAGTTGTCAATGCCCCTGAAGGAAATATGCTCTCTGCAGCAGAACACACCATTGCCATGATGATGGCACTGGCAAGGAACGTACCCCAGGCAAACGAATCTCTCAAGTCATCAAAGAAATGGGAACGTAAGAAGTTCATGGGTGTAGAGGTCAACGGCAAGACGCTCGGTGTCATCGGACTTGGACGTATCGGTGCTGAGGTCACAAAGAGGGCACAGGGCCTTAACATGGACATCCTTGCATACGACCCGTTCGTCTCTGACGAGAGGGCAAAGGAAATGGGAGTGAAGATGATGTCAGTTCATGATATTGTAAAGGCTGCTGATTTCATCACAGTTCACACACCACTCACCAAGGATACAAGGAACATCATCGATGCTGAAGAGTTCGCCATGATGAAAAGCAACGCAAGGATCATCAACTGTGCACGCGGAGGCATCATCAATGAGGAGGCACTTACAGAAGCACTCAACAGCAAGAAAATAGCAGGTGCTGCCATCGATGTATTCGTCAATGAACCACCTCTTGACAGCCCGCTCCTTGATTGTGAGACACTTATCGCTACACCTCACCTCGGTGCATCCACACAGGAAGCACAGGTCAATGTAGCCGTATCCGTTGCAGAGGAAGTTGTTTCCGTGCTCAATGGCGGAACTGCAAAGAATGCAATTAACATACCTTCTGTCAAGCCAGAGGTAATGACCATGCTGGCACCATACATCCAGCTTGCAGAGACAATGAGCAGCGCATGTGCACAGCTTCTTGGTAAGAACTACGAGAAGATAGAGATAGCCTATAACGGAGAGATCTCCGAGAAGGACACAAGACCCGTAACTGTAGCAGCAGTCAAAGGAATGCTTCAGGTAGCACTTGGTTCCGCGGTCAATTACGTCAATGCAGGTTCACTTGCAAAGTCAAGGAAGGTAGATGTCGTAGAGAGCAAGTCCGAGACAACTGAAGAGTTCAGTTCCACAATCAAGGTAGAGATCACAATGGGCGACGAGAAGACATCCATCACAGGTACCGTCGTCGGTGGCAAAGGAAAGATAATCAATATCAATGGGGAGCATGTCGATCTTATCCCTACAGGATACCTCATAGTTGCAAACCACATCAACAAGCCTAATGTGATAGGACCCTGCTGTATCATCCTCGGAAAGAACAACATCAATATCTCCGGTATGCAGGTAGGAAGAGCTGAAATAGGCGGATCCACCATAATGGCACTTAACGTAGACTCAGAAGTTCCTGAGCCGATCCTTCAGGAGATGAGAGCTGTTGAGGGAATGATCGATGCCAAGCTCATCAAACTTTAA
- a CDS encoding ATP-binding protein, whose translation MRKDVRILLISISFGLAFWVLDAYLIHLVFNAPVLSLSSSQKEFFHDLYVKVFILIGFALFGVTVSKMSQKCQCAEGELLSQLRFENIVADISSHFIGKRSENIDEGIHLSLKKIAEFADADRGYLVLLSPDGELKDSMYQWHGEHVDIGSIGNFPGRDFPWWMEQMLSPEIIHISDISELPASAEKEKEALKAAGIMSALSIPLLSDDILIGFLGFESFSQKKVWPPNYIKLIRVVGDIFVDSIERKKAEASVLDHQIRLARAQEISHIGSWEIDLRTKKHIWSDEMYRIMGFIPGEVSVTRNTYLDMVHSDDRDHFKESVDRALSTPGYKVDIKTRVIKKNGAICVLHTLGEVVWDNDGNQLFFQGTTQDITKISIAEEELHRKNRNLLILQSTALIAASSLEMDDFLGDILEEINSYVGCRSGSIYLFSPEEKSFMLCSSTGISDGFREHISSISMDDPILGMIPDIKDTWITGKKDHVEVFLKDPLTNENVGKFVFIPIISRDDLAGIIFLFPDTETVISKADMQILGNVGRQIGITVENIRLLDETRNAYEELKSLDRMKDEFVSNITHELKTPLISIKGYSEVIYEGLLGDLDDRQKECMKVVVSNSERLERLIESLLNINSLNFERHHVFSPVHLKEILDNAVNKLALKMEERDVGVTKDYSFEIPLLYGNSEFLTSLFVYILDNAIKFSPESSDVSITIREDDRYIHVKISDHGIGIPEKCMEKIFERFYQVDGSATRIYSGNGLGLYLAKNIVDLHFGMIRIESEEGVGTDVYVSLPLYDSGIHDQER comes from the coding sequence ATGAGAAAAGACGTTAGAATATTGTTGATATCAATATCATTTGGTCTCGCATTCTGGGTCTTAGATGCATATCTGATACATCTTGTTTTCAATGCTCCTGTTCTTTCCCTTTCCTCTTCACAAAAGGAATTCTTCCATGACCTGTACGTAAAGGTCTTCATACTCATCGGTTTTGCACTGTTCGGCGTGACCGTTTCAAAAATGTCTCAAAAATGTCAATGTGCTGAAGGTGAATTACTCTCCCAATTAAGGTTTGAGAATATCGTTGCCGATATATCGTCTCATTTTATAGGAAAAAGGTCGGAGAATATCGATGAAGGTATTCATCTTTCCCTGAAGAAGATCGCAGAGTTTGCTGATGCGGACCGTGGTTATCTGGTCCTCCTGTCCCCTGATGGTGAACTGAAGGATAGTATGTACCAATGGCATGGTGAACATGTTGATATTGGCAGCATCGGTAACTTTCCGGGACGTGATTTCCCATGGTGGATGGAACAGATGTTGTCGCCTGAGATCATCCATATATCGGATATATCGGAACTTCCTGCTTCAGCGGAAAAAGAAAAAGAAGCTCTCAAGGCTGCAGGCATAATGTCAGCCCTTTCTATCCCCCTTTTGTCAGATGATATTCTGATAGGTTTTTTGGGTTTTGAATCTTTCAGTCAGAAAAAGGTATGGCCTCCTAATTACATTAAGCTCATCAGGGTCGTGGGCGATATCTTTGTGGACAGCATAGAACGTAAGAAAGCCGAAGCCTCGGTTCTCGATCACCAGATAAGGCTTGCAAGGGCTCAGGAGATATCCCATATAGGGAGCTGGGAGATCGACCTCAGGACAAAGAAGCATATCTGGTCCGATGAGATGTATCGTATAATGGGTTTTATCCCCGGTGAGGTATCGGTCACCAGAAACACATATCTTGATATGGTCCATAGTGATGACAGGGACCATTTCAAGGAATCTGTTGACCGGGCACTTTCAACCCCTGGATACAAGGTAGACATAAAGACAAGGGTCATAAAAAAGAACGGGGCTATATGTGTTCTGCATACATTGGGAGAGGTAGTATGGGATAATGATGGGAACCAGCTTTTCTTTCAGGGGACCACACAGGATATAACCAAAATATCCATTGCAGAAGAGGAACTTCACAGGAAGAACCGTAATCTTCTCATCCTGCAATCAACAGCTCTCATAGCTGCCAGTTCTCTGGAAATGGATGACTTCCTTGGTGATATCCTTGAGGAAATAAATTCATATGTGGGCTGCAGATCCGGTTCGATCTATCTTTTCTCTCCGGAGGAAAAAAGCTTCATGCTTTGTTCATCGACGGGCATATCAGATGGATTCAGAGAACATATCAGTTCCATATCCATGGATGACCCGATACTCGGGATGATCCCTGATATAAAGGATACCTGGATAACGGGGAAGAAGGATCATGTGGAAGTATTTCTTAAAGACCCCCTCACAAATGAGAATGTTGGGAAATTCGTTTTCATACCTATAATCTCAAGGGATGACCTTGCAGGCATTATATTCCTGTTCCCTGATACAGAGACCGTGATATCAAAAGCTGATATGCAGATACTGGGTAACGTGGGTCGGCAGATAGGTATCACTGTGGAGAACATACGTCTTCTTGATGAAACAAGGAATGCTTATGAAGAACTGAAATCCCTTGACAGGATGAAAGACGAGTTTGTGTCCAATATCACCCATGAACTGAAAACGCCTCTTATCTCCATAAAGGGATATAGTGAGGTCATCTATGAAGGACTTCTGGGTGACCTTGATGACAGGCAAAAGGAGTGCATGAAGGTGGTCGTTTCGAATTCGGAACGTCTTGAAAGATTGATAGAATCGCTTCTCAACATCAATTCCCTGAATTTTGAGAGACATCATGTGTTCTCTCCCGTACATCTGAAAGAGATCCTCGACAATGCTGTTAACAAACTTGCCCTGAAGATGGAGGAAAGGGATGTAGGTGTCACAAAGGATTATTCTTTTGAAATACCTCTGCTATATGGTAACAGCGAGTTTCTGACATCTCTCTTTGTCTATATCCTTGACAATGCGATCAAGTTCTCTCCGGAATCTTCAGATGTATCGATAACGATACGTGAGGATGACCGTTATATCCATGTCAAAATAAGTGATCATGGTATTGGCATTCCGGAGAAATGTATGGAAAAGATATTCGAGAGATTCTATCAGGTGGATGGTTCAGCAACCCGTATCTACAGCGGTAACGGACTTGGCCTGTATCTTGCAAAGAATATAGTGGACCTTCATTTTGGTATGATCAGAATTGAAAGTGAGGAAGGTGTCGGTACGGATGTATATGTTTCGCTTCCTCTGTATGATTCCGGGATACATGACCAGGAAAGATGA
- the alaXM gene encoding alanyl-tRNA editing protein AlaXM: MKRINSDKGLIGTMKELYLTDCYMKEFDATVESVRDGKFVVLDRTAFYPNSGGQPHDTGMLVKEDGTEFPVVFVGKFDDNISHEVSTEGLKAGDRVKGVIDWDRRYLFMQYHTACHILSAIIHDETGAKISGNQLGEDKTRVDFNLEDFDRELIKSYEAKVNEVIDRKIPVSIDIMPREEAFQIPSLVKLKDAFPPEIKDIRVISIPGVDTQACGGTHIANTGDIPHIEITKAENKGKNNRRVYFKFRDN; the protein is encoded by the coding sequence ATGAAAAGAATTAATTCTGATAAGGGTCTTATCGGGACCATGAAAGAACTGTATCTTACTGACTGTTATATGAAAGAGTTCGATGCAACGGTTGAAAGTGTCAGGGACGGGAAGTTCGTAGTGCTTGACAGGACAGCATTCTATCCAAATTCCGGCGGCCAGCCACATGACACCGGTATGCTCGTGAAAGAGGATGGAACAGAGTTCCCGGTGGTCTTCGTGGGAAAGTTCGATGACAACATCAGCCATGAGGTCTCAACTGAAGGACTGAAGGCAGGTGACAGAGTAAAGGGCGTCATTGACTGGGACAGAAGATACCTTTTCATGCAATATCATACAGCATGCCACATATTGAGCGCGATAATCCATGACGAGACCGGAGCAAAGATATCAGGGAACCAGCTTGGTGAAGATAAGACACGTGTTGATTTCAATCTTGAGGATTTCGACAGGGAGCTTATCAAGTCATATGAAGCAAAGGTCAATGAGGTCATAGACCGCAAGATCCCTGTGAGCATAGATATCATGCCAAGAGAGGAGGCGTTTCAGATACCATCCCTTGTTAAGCTCAAGGATGCATTCCCTCCTGAGATAAAGGACATAAGGGTCATCAGCATCCCCGGTGTTGACACACAGGCATGTGGTGGCACACATATCGCAAATACCGGAGATATACCACATATAGAGATCACAAAGGCAGAGAACAAGGGCAAGAACAACAGAAGAGTATATTTCAAATTCAGAGATAACTGA
- a CDS encoding MFS transporter produces the protein MSDKGTKGISIYPLLLVNFIGTMGLSLVLPFLIFLVERFGGNALIYGIMSSMYPVFQLIGSPLLGRWSDTYGRKKVLFLSQAGTLLSWIIFFIALFVPVLAIVDVNSGILGSFAITVPLVLLFIARGFDGLTGGNVSVSNAYIADITEDKDRSKNFGKMSVSTNLGFIVGPALAGILSVTIYGEALPVFAAILISLAGTILIALYVPESRRCIPEDRIPGELSMTSDMPGGCADATPVQKQKFMDVMGLKHIPYMFLIYFLIFLGFNTFYTAFPVHAANDLQWSIAELGFFFSFLSILLVIVEGPVLSYVSKRYSDPFLIISGSLILGSNFVLLAFGSSILTYVAALLFAAGNGFMWPSIQSMLSKLAGKDNQGLVQGVSGSVVSIASILGLIGGGFIYELLGRGAFIVSALIIYLVFVLSLRLRSFDLSGKDA, from the coding sequence ATGTCTGACAAGGGAACAAAAGGGATATCAATATATCCTCTTCTTCTGGTGAACTTTATCGGTACCATGGGACTCAGCCTGGTCCTTCCTTTCCTTATATTCCTTGTGGAGAGGTTCGGGGGGAATGCACTGATATATGGTATCATGTCCTCGATGTATCCTGTATTCCAGCTTATAGGCTCTCCATTACTGGGACGCTGGTCTGACACATACGGACGAAAGAAAGTACTCTTTCTCAGTCAGGCAGGTACCCTTCTTTCATGGATCATATTTTTCATAGCCCTTTTTGTGCCGGTCCTTGCCATTGTAGATGTGAACTCAGGGATACTTGGGAGTTTTGCGATAACAGTTCCTCTGGTCCTGCTGTTCATAGCAAGGGGATTCGATGGCCTGACCGGTGGCAACGTCTCGGTCTCCAATGCATACATTGCCGATATCACGGAGGACAAGGACAGAAGTAAGAATTTCGGGAAAATGTCGGTTTCCACAAATCTTGGATTTATAGTCGGTCCGGCACTTGCAGGGATCCTCAGTGTGACGATATATGGTGAGGCACTACCGGTGTTTGCAGCTATTCTTATCTCTCTAGCAGGTACTATCCTGATAGCTCTCTATGTGCCGGAATCCCGAAGATGCATCCCGGAGGACAGGATACCTGGTGAATTATCAATGACATCTGACATGCCCGGGGGATGCGCAGATGCCACGCCTGTTCAGAAACAGAAGTTCATGGATGTCATGGGATTGAAGCACATTCCTTATATGTTCCTTATCTACTTCCTGATATTCCTGGGTTTCAATACGTTCTACACCGCCTTCCCGGTACACGCAGCCAATGACCTTCAGTGGAGCATCGCAGAACTTGGATTCTTCTTCTCGTTCCTTAGCATCCTGCTTGTCATAGTTGAGGGCCCTGTGCTCTCCTATGTCTCAAAAAGATATTCCGATCCTTTCCTGATAATCTCCGGCAGCCTGATACTGGGAAGCAATTTCGTACTTCTGGCTTTTGGAAGCAGCATCCTGACATATGTAGCTGCTTTGCTGTTCGCAGCAGGAAATGGTTTCATGTGGCCATCCATACAGTCCATGCTATCAAAGCTTGCAGGAAAGGATAATCAGGGACTTGTTCAGGGAGTATCCGGAAGTGTTGTGAGCATTGCCAGCATCCTTGGTCTTATAGGTGGAGGATTCATCTATGAGCTGCTTGGAAGGGGTGCTTTCATAGTCTCTGCACTTATCATCTATCTCGTGTTCGTGCTTTCCCTGCGTCTGAGGTCCTTTGATCTGTCTGGTAAGGATGCATGA